GAAactgaattaattaaactatacATTGTTACAGATCTTTCTATAACATGTGCATTTCCATGTCGATACTCTGGCAAGGATAAATCAGCTGCAGCAGCCGTGGAAGCTGAAATTGCAAGAGCTATGGAATGGAAACGTGTTATATTGGTAGGTTGGTATCATTCTCACCCACGCTCTCATGCATCACCTTCCTTGAGAGATGTAGATTCTCAATTGGATTATCAGATAAAAATGAAGGGACCTAGCGATAATGGATACACACCATGCGTAGGATTGATATGCTGTGAGTATTTccaaaactttattttttacaaagtatatagaatttttgcGATTCTCaccttttaattattactttttacagCTCCTTACAATATGGATGGCAATTGCtatgaatcaaattttaatgttttttggtcTCTGCCGCCACCTGAAAATAGACCCCATGAATATCCACGACCCATGCTTCTCAGTTATACACTATCACAGGaacattttctttctcaagATACATTAGAGGAGattgtaagtattttttgatagataatatatgttttgcaagaatatataatgtatatattaagtaatgaatgtaataatgattaaattcataaaagatCTTATTTACTGTACAAtgattattacttatatttgtatcatatatttttgtagagAAGATCCATAGAATATTATAAGAGTGAAGGTGGCATCGACTTTACTGCCAATTTTAATGGTAATACAACATATCTCGAACGTTTAAGAGTGAGTacattattaatcaatattaaatatgaataagaGCTTGTTAAACATCATATTAATGTCTGACATCAATAGTGTTCTCTAGCGTCAAAACTGCCTGGCCGGAATAGATCAAATGGCTCATATTGGGATGTGATTAGGGAAATGATTTGCCCAGGTTCGGAAGACGGCAATACGCCTGACTTCTTGACCATGAAATTTCCCTTAGTACCTTCTTCGGAATCACTTGGGCCGCCTGTTCCACCGGGCGTTGGTCTTGCAGCCGGTAACGCAGCTGTTTTCCTCGCGCCAGTCAACTTTAAACCTGACGGCGGCGCCATAATTACTCCCACGTCCAAACCGTATGTGCTGCAACCCTCAACTTCCCGGGACAGTATCAAGAAAGACAGCATCTGTGCTAACGATGCCGCGTCTATTACTCAAATAAAAGATGGTAATCCCATCGTAAGTTCCAAGCACATGTCACCGTCGGAGATCTTGCCGAGCTTCCAGTCGGGCGAACTCACAGTGTCGGTGAAGAACGCAAAGTGCGACTATGATTTCACACCGGCCGATTTCTCGAAGCTGCCAAACCCTCTAACTGGCGACGGCAAGACGCGAACATCGGCAAATCCTGATTTTCCGTTAGCAGATATTACTCAACAAATCACGAAATTCTCGGATCTGACGAAACTGGCGAACTTCTCTCCTGCCGATTTGGCGAAGCTATCCGGTTTCTCAATTGCGGACTTCACGCGAACTTCATCGCCCTCACCGTCGACATATATGCGTAACATCGCGAACCTGTTCGGCCCCCTCGGTAAGATCTCACCGGCAAAAGATGTGGATTGTAACGAACGCAAGCCAGGTGACTTTGTCACTGTCGACACAGTGCCATCATCTTTCAAGACTGCCGGTTCATCAGATACTTGCAGAAACTTCTCAACAAGCGCCGAGGATTATATGAGCGACCGGAAAAAATTGGATGCGCAAATCGATTCGACGAAGATCGGCAGACCGGGCGAATATCAAGGAACAGAGGATCTCACAATATCGAGCGTTAAATCTGACTTCGGCGGCATGCTAGACATGACAACGTTACACAAAAAGTCGTCGGCCGATATGGGAGATTCTTTAAATCTTTCCAAAGATCGTTAAACTTGAAAAAcgtattcaataaaaaaatcatatagaTATACAGTATTATTATCTAAGAGAATCATATTCTAAAAATCTAgaatttgtacattattttgactaattttctcttaaaataaatagttttaatgAAACTATAAACTTTgacgaagaaaaattaataattcacaatatttatataatttgagaattgcatataatatagttattttaaggtataaattgtcaaattgttttttaagatatttatcataaataatattgagaaatttgcgatataaaatatatgattacaagcattattataattctaataaatttgattgtacagtattaaaatttgtacttatcaagattgtataaatttttgaaattatcaaTTTCTAAGTAGAAATTGCTTATATCTATATCttgcttaataattattttcaaagcataatattatcgatatttattaaaagtttgttAAACATCGACGCTAtcaatcatttaattattactgatGTAAATCAGTATTTTCTAcagcatataataaaacaaacaattaCATGACTAATGGAAAAAATAgcgaaaaaagataaaaaacgtCTAATActcgaatttatttttcgctttttatattatgctgCATGTATGTAAGTGTACGTgatttataaacattaaatgtGAATTTTACATTGATCTTTACACAAACAAATGGACCTACTTAATTTAATTCcatatgtttgaaaatattacaaccatatttatatctttttaaaaaaattttttaaataaataattatataaaaatgaaaaattttagttatttattgttttcaaGCATTTTgctagaaataaatataatacaatgatTTTAATACTGTTAAAATAGTAATTGGTTTGTATCATTAAtgcttgaaataaaataaacaatacattcttaataagtttattgtacaaaacgttttaagaatatttcagCACAATTTGCAGTGAAAGTTCAATGCAATGAAAGAAACGCAGCCCAAGTGTTGGACGCCGATTTAATTCTTCCGATTTCGAAATATgttgttaaacataaaatggtTAGGAGATACCTATTGTTTTATTCGTGTTTTATACCAAGCGACGGTTTAAAGAGTCAAACCACCTTTTTAAGCTAATTCGGTGTGTTCGATTTTGAAGGAATATTGTCGAAACTAtaaggtatataaaaatatattttagacaaaagttCTATGATTTCAACctgaactttttatataacttgcttatatattacataatgtaTTAACTAGTATAAACTAGTAATCaacttataataattcttcacCACAGAGTTAGACTTCGTTTGTATTATTTTCCGTCATCATTATATGTAAAGTCGTCATATAAGAAAAGCCCGTTGAAACATActaaatatagtaatatatacatacatacatacgcacacagatatatatatgaacACCTTAGAGGTAAACTGTGTTAAGgcacatttttttcgaaaattaagtTATTGTTATTAGAAAACTATACTCCAATTTTTACCCAATGGTTAATGTTTTCAgtgaatattttcatttcaataGAGATTTTGACTGTATAAAGTTAAGTCAAATATCTTATATCAGTG
This genomic window from Linepithema humile isolate Giens D197 chromosome 5, Lhum_UNIL_v1.0, whole genome shotgun sequence contains:
- the LOC105675290 gene encoding uncharacterized protein, producing METTLAETAEESSEKVLASPSVQIVRVPVKHANLGIRSHAMDMSTMVELTSFSTLGKIQPFLVTITTTAALLVDLHCHLTDKEICGYLGGHWDINSHNLSITCAFPCRYSGKDKSAAAAVEAEIARAMEWKRVILVGWYHSHPRSHASPSLRDVDSQLDYQIKMKGPSDNGYTPCVGLICSPYNMDGNCYESNFNVFWSLPPPENRPHEYPRPMLLSYTLSQEHFLSQDTLEEIRRSIEYYKSEGGIDFTANFNGNTTYLERLRCSLASKLPGRNRSNGSYWDVIREMICPGSEDGNTPDFLTMKFPLVPSSESLGPPVPPGVGLAAGNAAVFLAPVNFKPDGGAIITPTSKPYVLQPSTSRDSIKKDSICANDAASITQIKDGNPIVSSKHMSPSEILPSFQSGELTVSVKNAKCDYDFTPADFSKLPNPLTGDGKTRTSANPDFPLADITQQITKFSDLTKLANFSPADLAKLSGFSIADFTRTSSPSPSTYMRNIANLFGPLGKISPAKDVDCNERKPGDFVTVDTVPSSFKTAGSSDTCRNFSTSAEDYMSDRKKLDAQIDSTKIGRPGEYQGTEDLTISSVKSDFGGMLDMTTLHKKSSADMGDSLNLSKDR